One genomic window of Oryctolagus cuniculus chromosome 11, mOryCun1.1, whole genome shotgun sequence includes the following:
- the PRR5 gene encoding proline-rich protein 5 isoform X3, with amino-acid sequence MVILRDKIRFYEGQKLLDSLAETWDFFFSDVLPTLQAIFYPVQGKEPSVRQLALLHFRDTIALSVKLEDALGRAHARVPPAVVQMLLVLQGVHESKGVTEDYLRLETLIQKVVSPYLGTYGLYSSEGPCAHTCILGKAFEMQALVLNWLTVGRAAQGATRRRQKAGNLGCAVLSGSLFPVNGRCTCCLPHGHPMWLLYRLCFVSRRHGCRIRVRSAHNTNARGARGPLDTSACRGIALEPSLSSVQIASEKQTRQTVPVSPGTDLALAEQKENKMEQGTGGKRETAERGSLPCPRPCPCPVPCPVPCPCSVPCPVPCPCPLPSPLPLSPAPALSPAPAPALSLPLPSEGSSTDMGKSPLPAPTPGSDTRARTAPDGTTCCCPRCASRELEQK; translated from the exons GACAGAAGCTGCTGGACTCGCTGGCGGAGACCTGGGACTTCTTCTTCAGTGACGTGCTGCCCACGCTGCAGGCCATCTTCTACCCCGTGCAG GGCAAGGAGCCGTCCGTGCGCCAGCTGGCCCTGCTGCACTTCCGCGACACCATCGCCCTCAGCGTGAAGCTGGAGGACGCGCTGGGCCGCGCCCACGCCCGCGTGCCGCCCGCCGTGGTGCAgatgctgctggtgctgcag GGCGTCCACGAGTCCAAGGGAGTGACAGAGGACTACCTGCGCCTGGAGACGCTGATCCAGAAGGTGGTGTCGCCCTACCTGGGCACCTATGGGCTCTACTCCAGCGAGGGACCCTGCGCCCACACGTGCATCCTGG GCAAAGCCTTTGAAATGCAGGCGCTGGTTCTGAACTGGCTGACTGTTGGCCGGGCTGCCCAGGGAGCCaccaggaggaggcagaaggcaggCAACCTGGGCTGCGCGGTCCTCTCCGGTTCTCTCTTCCCTGTGAACGGGCGGTGCACCTGCTGTTTGCCTCACGGTCACCCCATGTGGTTGCTTTATCGTCTGTGTTTCGTATCACGAAGGCACGGCTGCAGGATCCGTGTGAGATCTGCACACAACACCAATGCCAGAGGAGCGCGGGGTCCCCTGGACACCTCTGCCTGCCGGGGCATTGCACTGGAGCCTTCCCTGTCCTCCGTCCAGATCGCTTCTGAAAAACAAACCAGGCAAACCGTCCCTGTGTCGCCAGGAACTGACCTCGCGTTGGCGgagcaaaaggaaaacaaaatggaacAGGGCACGGGCGGGAAGAGGGAAACGGCTGAACGTGGTTCCCTGCCctgtccccgcccctgcccctgccctgtcccctgccctgtcccctgcccctgctctgtcccctgccctgtcccctgcccctgtcccctgccctctcccctgcccctgtcccctgcccctgccctgtcccctgcccctgcccctgccctgtccctgcccctgccctcggAGGGATCAAGCACTGACATGGGAAAAAGCCCCCTCCCTGCGCCCACCCCGGGCTCAGACACGCGGGCCAGGACAGCACCTGACGGGAccacctgctgctgtcccaggtgcgctagcagggagctggagcagaagtga